The following coding sequences are from one Novosphingobium sp. Gsoil 351 window:
- a CDS encoding CHAT domain-containing protein, which produces MTAPSTASRALRLAMLAVLPLVALSGGTAPAWAKRPNAPDTFELGRDSRGEPCLATRYWDDPSVTDHFSDSYAITCRGATANRYLGVIRAVRDADVARIEAALQCGAPADARVAEVGTVRARRCFDSLLGFQTIETVAERDGRRFSLSVIPSAQGPGEEALRLLTGASKVNPDRNRTAAPGVEFASLAPAPMEMGANTLAADSESALQQGLRLIRQGLHMEASRSLNDAISRLPADAPIAERIELLLVAGLADSNLRFFDSAQNYFDRADQLLAANPTLPGAEVLVRKRNSYGALDLLNRRNFANAVAALDRLASAPMDPSQPLTDPTTVRMINQMMAGNRRNGLVSTPDIASLSQLVIDAQANWARSVALLAQGQKPEAIAALDAADRSIAALKGEQIDQQQVAWLVARVQRQRARLLAQDKRYPEALAALDMAVSNLEGAGSEAVTFGPSLAETRLERAGMASQAGRPREEVMAEFDKAVDALVSSNAAGSLLPPALEQYLDLLVSESRRTRSPEAAEKFFRAIQSVGDPAVARQFVQLQSVVTANGALAAKVQDRDEVEREITKLRYQIAAIPNDQAGLAKGLDEKREALEGRLVQIDGELQANSSFSAVDDTPVTVADITKVLRPGEAFFKLTEVRNYAFGILIDADGAQIYRVARNNATIDALANRTRASIDGGYDKLPIFDVGAARALFQLVAGPVENRMLGAKSLIVDPSGPLERLPLGVLVTDQASVDDFKATRARDPYDYTRTNFLARRVTLSSALSPRSLLVSRGLPASNAPLPFMGFAEHMPIPMTGQAAGTMVSVGSGCQVELKTIAALSRELAPIDKSELVRAGNALGLRETPMLTDAAFSDSAVLKRSDLDQFQVLHFATHGLTEGQWGCAKSPPALVTSMGDAGSDGILSFNEIARLRLDANLVVLSACETASGVSQAEARAAGQEEAGNTLEGLVRAFLAANARAVLTTYWPISDEGESEALIEDFYRAARGGTIGDALQSAQLAIMNQRASSHPIYWGAFFVVGDANKSLISGQAQAQLLGQAGTAASR; this is translated from the coding sequence ATGACCGCGCCTTCCACAGCAAGCCGCGCGCTGCGCTTGGCGATGTTGGCGGTGTTGCCGCTGGTGGCGCTTTCGGGTGGGACCGCCCCGGCATGGGCCAAGCGCCCGAACGCACCCGATACCTTCGAACTGGGTCGCGATTCGCGGGGCGAGCCGTGCCTGGCGACGCGGTACTGGGACGACCCTTCGGTCACCGACCACTTTTCCGATAGCTATGCGATCACCTGCCGCGGGGCGACCGCGAACCGCTATCTGGGCGTGATCCGCGCGGTGCGCGATGCCGATGTGGCGCGGATCGAGGCGGCATTGCAGTGCGGCGCCCCGGCCGATGCCCGCGTCGCCGAAGTCGGCACGGTCCGCGCGCGGCGCTGTTTCGACAGCCTGCTCGGCTTCCAGACGATCGAGACCGTGGCGGAACGCGACGGGCGCCGCTTCAGCTTGAGCGTAATTCCGTCCGCGCAGGGTCCGGGCGAAGAGGCGCTGCGGCTGCTGACCGGGGCTAGCAAGGTCAATCCGGATCGCAACCGCACCGCGGCGCCGGGCGTCGAGTTCGCCTCGCTCGCCCCCGCGCCGATGGAAATGGGCGCGAACACGCTCGCCGCGGACAGCGAGAGCGCGTTGCAGCAGGGGCTGCGGCTGATCCGCCAAGGGCTCCACATGGAGGCCAGCCGCTCGCTCAACGACGCGATCAGCCGCTTGCCCGCCGACGCCCCCATAGCCGAGCGCATCGAATTGCTGCTGGTCGCGGGCCTTGCCGATTCCAACTTGCGGTTCTTCGATTCCGCGCAGAACTACTTCGATCGCGCGGATCAACTGCTCGCCGCCAATCCCACCCTGCCGGGCGCGGAAGTCCTCGTCCGCAAGCGCAACAGTTACGGCGCGCTCGATCTGCTCAACCGCCGCAACTTCGCCAACGCGGTGGCCGCGCTCGACCGGCTTGCCTCGGCGCCGATGGACCCCAGCCAGCCGCTGACCGACCCGACCACGGTGCGGATGATCAATCAGATGATGGCCGGAAACCGCCGCAACGGACTGGTCTCCACCCCCGACATCGCCTCGCTGTCGCAGTTGGTGATCGATGCCCAGGCCAATTGGGCGCGCAGCGTCGCGTTGCTCGCTCAAGGGCAGAAACCAGAAGCCATCGCCGCGCTCGACGCCGCCGATCGCAGCATCGCCGCGCTCAAGGGCGAGCAGATCGATCAGCAGCAGGTCGCCTGGCTGGTCGCGCGGGTCCAGCGCCAGCGCGCCCGGCTGCTCGCGCAGGACAAGCGTTATCCAGAAGCGCTTGCCGCGCTCGACATGGCGGTCAGCAATCTCGAAGGCGCGGGAAGCGAAGCAGTGACTTTCGGGCCGAGCCTGGCGGAGACGCGGCTCGAGCGCGCAGGGATGGCTTCGCAGGCAGGGCGCCCGCGCGAAGAAGTCATGGCGGAGTTCGACAAGGCGGTCGACGCGCTGGTCTCGTCCAACGCGGCCGGTTCGCTGCTGCCCCCCGCGCTCGAGCAGTACCTCGATCTGCTCGTCTCCGAATCGCGGCGGACCAGATCGCCCGAGGCCGCAGAGAAGTTCTTCCGCGCGATCCAGTCGGTTGGCGATCCGGCAGTGGCGCGGCAGTTCGTCCAGCTCCAGTCGGTGGTCACCGCCAATGGCGCGCTCGCCGCCAAAGTCCAGGACCGCGACGAGGTCGAGCGCGAGATCACCAAGCTGCGCTATCAGATCGCGGCGATCCCCAACGATCAGGCGGGTCTTGCCAAGGGCCTCGACGAGAAGCGCGAGGCGCTGGAGGGCCGCCTGGTCCAGATCGACGGCGAGCTTCAGGCCAACTCTTCGTTCAGCGCGGTCGACGACACCCCGGTGACGGTCGCGGATATCACCAAGGTGCTGCGGCCGGGGGAAGCGTTCTTCAAGCTGACAGAGGTGCGCAACTATGCGTTCGGCATCCTCATCGATGCCGACGGCGCGCAGATATATCGGGTCGCCCGCAACAACGCGACGATCGACGCGCTGGCCAACCGGACTCGCGCGTCGATCGACGGCGGCTATGACAAGCTGCCTATCTTCGATGTGGGCGCGGCGCGAGCGCTGTTCCAGCTGGTCGCGGGGCCGGTCGAGAACCGGATGCTAGGTGCCAAATCGCTGATCGTCGATCCCTCGGGCCCGCTCGAGCGGCTGCCGCTGGGCGTCTTGGTCACCGACCAGGCGAGCGTCGATGATTTCAAAGCAACTCGTGCGCGAGATCCTTACGATTACACCCGGACAAACTTCCTCGCCCGGCGCGTGACGCTGTCCTCCGCGCTGAGCCCTCGTTCGCTGCTGGTCTCCAGGGGCCTCCCGGCCTCGAACGCTCCGCTGCCGTTCATGGGCTTTGCCGAGCACATGCCGATCCCGATGACCGGGCAGGCAGCGGGGACGATGGTCAGCGTAGGCAGCGGCTGCCAGGTCGAACTCAAGACCATCGCAGCGCTCAGCCGCGAGCTGGCACCGATCGACAAGAGTGAGCTGGTCCGCGCGGGGAATGCCCTGGGGCTGCGCGAAACGCCGATGCTGACCGACGCTGCGTTCAGCGACAGTGCGGTGCTCAAACGCAGCGATCTCGACCAGTTCCAGGTGCTCCACTTCGCAACGCACGGGCTAACCGAAGGTCAGTGGGGCTGCGCCAAATCGCCTCCCGCGCTGGTCACAAGCATGGGCGACGCCGGTTCCGACGGGATCCTCAGCTTCAACGAAATCGCGCGGCTGAGGCTCGACGCCAATCTGGTCGTGCTCTCGGCGTGCGAGACCGCCAGCGGGGTCAGCCAGGCCGAAGCCCGCGCCGCCGGGCAGGAGGAAGCGGGCAATACTCTCGAAGGCTTGGTCCGCGCGTTCCTGGCCGCCAACGCCCGCGCGGTTCTGACCACCTACTGGCCGATCTCGGACGAGGGCGAGAGCGAGGCGCTGATCGAGGACTTCTATCGCGCCGCGCGGGGCGGCACGATCGGCGACGCGTTGCAAAGCGCGCAGCTCGCGATCATGAACCAGCGGGCAAGTTCGCACCCGATCTATTGGGGCGCGTTCTTCGTCGTCGGCGATGCCAACAAATCGCTGATCTCAGGCCAGGCGCAGGCGCAGTTGCTGGGACAGGCCGGCACTGCGGCGAGCCGGTAG
- a CDS encoding S-layer family protein, whose protein sequence is MVGSGAALASLTTDAGGTTAINGGTVRTTGAQAYNDAVTLGVATTLTSTGGGAITLAGTTNGAVALAITTAGPVTLLGTAGGTAPLASLTIDGGDTTITDATATGAASITSSGNARIGALTAASIAVAATSGEVTGIGTGNANLSGTGGDVTVTSGTLARLGPVSASGAGSDIVVSGDVVSVDSATAVGLIDLRADVGNLTLGTGSAGATATLIKTGVSGELAVNGSVTGATGTTIGSSTNARIANAAATAGTLSVTATGALSGTGGGRANLSAGSGNVIANAGTSALLASVTSGTSTALTAGTALDATTVTAGTSATLTGASVTAGTVTATGGALAITATGGAIALGTGGAGTTATLTSTGGDITIAAKLTAAGNISLDSGDDVLLAAYNSAADTGLIRSNGGDVAIDAQGSVYGIGGGENTLPTTQRGVAALSTTGNLTINSDGDARFDSLTAGGSLALNIAGSLTGSPLSGGAPTGTNVVGGAIFATGAGGDVTIRSGLAATPLLDVVTLNRIVADRNITINADQLAIGTLATNTGTITLNDTSGAALTADNYYVGLLSGAGDLTVVLTGQPTAAIPLVALDAAGAPEAFDASFSKTDLGAGTAISGTIGGAAQLSDVAFGTTLNLGTAAAVADSLTSANGTATITATTGTLSILMTSLGGALSLTKSGGAAATAGDELRARSATSAGSATLTSSTHIRLGALGSGGTVTLATPADLTGLAGASTGTSNSAFGRANVTATGAIGAAAGGLAQLGTANAGTSLTVAAGTATSDGSIDLTTAQAGGALALTATGIAPLGDAAHDGDILIGSASAGTTMLVSNVSGGGDSGNIVSGALAGGGDTRIDAANDLTLTTVGSAGSLGARARRDASTGALTAVEDIGVSAGRNASLGAMDAGDDVLVTGAGAVTVAAAIARGVGPDTRTVDFASPTAIAFPAESNPGADIVIRSTTANVIASGALSAASDVTINASTSVALLGATTATAGNVAVTSGTSAQLVGDVTSGVNSTVTAGTTAAVQQNVTAGGNYTVTGGTGVTLGDASARTQAAKGAVTITATSGNVAQGSGRLTVIGNSDVTGTEALSITANAGSIVLANSQLTGGSIAGRESDVGLSASGAVTADDIDADRALVSAGGNIVADTIDAGNGAADLGDLAQGQSVDLVSTGGSVTVGAVNAIGTGHDIDIRAATGLTAATLSAGGSLVGRAGNAIAIGSASAGEDIALKSNTASVAITGATTAGDDVLLAGQGTITTGGAVNASGTGPDTRTVTFGAAALDAAYAAETNAGGDIVINSSGANVIASAALTAASDVTVAAGTSVALLGSTTATAGNVAVASGTSSQLVGDVTTGANTTISAGTTAAIQQNVTAGGNYTVTGGTGVTLGDGSARTQAATGNAAVTATSGDVAKGAGRLTLVANADRTAANNTETLTVSAASGNIVLANSQLTGGSTAGRESDVRLTANGITVGKVDGASLTARATTEFAAGEAISAGNAARGADPVSNASTVDIAVTAGPLSFTDITATNLGHDVVLNASGAINGANITAARSVIVNGGSLGVTGATTATAASVTINGGTTANLGSLAAGTSAAVTAGAITAGAVTTGTTLNLNATGSSLTLGSAVSGGDITLAAATRATLGPVTATGRNVTLSASDADINGAVAATQITVIDRATGASPLRLGDGAIGSSGFALSQAEINRLNAATVILDAGTGAGARQDVAIGTLALDADTGATRIDVLGLQRFDVTGTISASATGTRTLRLGGSASPTARATTMRFATTADAGGRVLVPGLALDLRADRIGMGLDASFLATLGLTPGGSPAAPATVATDYVARGSSTLYVADAFGAAVYTSPTILSASSVTVRYSDYALFQNTGGSAINSGAVLASTASPSSPALFLQGPNPPNAGGFALFGTINGVPDSAAAVLGDQIITLNAVDRISARINGCLIGSGSGCIASTTSSPPLPPLNAFRGDIFSTQGDFSIPFDPVVGTNNESLFGDVGSFGLSDLPLQTIECDPDKEGDCAAKSEDRAP, encoded by the coding sequence GTGGTCGGCAGCGGCGCGGCTCTGGCTTCGCTAACCACCGATGCGGGCGGTACCACCGCGATCAACGGCGGGACGGTGCGCACCACCGGGGCGCAGGCCTACAACGACGCGGTTACGCTCGGCGTGGCGACCACGCTGACCAGCACCGGCGGCGGGGCGATCACGCTTGCCGGCACGACCAACGGCGCAGTGGCTCTGGCGATCACGACCGCCGGGCCAGTGACGTTGCTCGGCACCGCCGGTGGCACCGCGCCGCTCGCTTCGCTGACGATCGATGGCGGCGACACCACGATCACCGACGCGACCGCCACCGGCGCGGCCTCGATCACCTCGTCTGGCAACGCGCGGATCGGCGCGCTGACAGCGGCCTCGATCGCCGTTGCCGCAACCTCGGGCGAGGTTACCGGCATCGGCACGGGCAACGCCAACCTTTCGGGAACCGGCGGCGACGTCACCGTTACCTCGGGAACGCTGGCGCGGCTCGGCCCGGTCTCCGCCAGCGGCGCTGGATCGGACATCGTCGTCAGCGGCGACGTGGTGAGCGTGGACAGCGCGACCGCGGTCGGACTGATCGATTTGCGCGCCGATGTCGGCAACCTTACGCTGGGCACCGGCAGCGCCGGAGCCACGGCGACGCTGATCAAAACCGGCGTCAGCGGCGAACTGGCCGTAAATGGCTCGGTCACCGGGGCCACCGGCACGACGATCGGGTCTTCCACCAACGCGCGGATCGCCAACGCCGCCGCGACCGCCGGCACCCTGAGCGTAACCGCCACCGGCGCGCTCAGCGGCACCGGCGGCGGGCGCGCGAACCTCAGCGCGGGCAGCGGCAACGTCATCGCCAACGCGGGCACCAGCGCGCTGCTCGCCAGCGTGACTTCGGGCACCAGCACCGCGCTTACCGCGGGGACCGCGCTCGACGCGACGACGGTAACCGCGGGGACCAGCGCGACGCTGACCGGGGCGAGCGTGACCGCGGGCACCGTCACCGCGACCGGCGGCGCGCTGGCTATCACCGCGACCGGCGGGGCGATCGCCCTGGGCACTGGCGGCGCCGGGACGACCGCCACGCTCACCAGCACCGGCGGCGACATCACGATCGCGGCCAAGCTAACCGCCGCAGGCAACATTTCTCTCGATTCGGGCGACGATGTGCTGCTGGCGGCCTACAATTCCGCGGCGGATACCGGGCTGATCCGGTCGAACGGCGGCGACGTCGCGATCGATGCTCAAGGCTCGGTCTATGGCATCGGCGGGGGCGAGAACACGCTGCCGACGACCCAGCGCGGGGTCGCCGCGCTCAGCACCACCGGCAACCTAACGATCAATTCGGACGGCGACGCGCGGTTCGACAGCCTGACCGCGGGCGGATCGCTGGCGCTCAACATCGCCGGGTCCCTCACCGGCTCGCCGCTGAGCGGCGGCGCGCCGACCGGAACCAACGTCGTCGGCGGGGCGATCTTCGCCACCGGTGCGGGTGGCGACGTCACCATCCGTTCGGGGCTGGCGGCAACCCCGCTGCTCGACGTGGTCACGCTCAATCGGATCGTTGCCGACCGCAACATCACGATCAACGCCGATCAGCTGGCGATCGGCACGCTCGCCACCAATACCGGCACCATCACGCTCAACGACACCTCGGGCGCGGCGTTGACCGCGGACAACTATTACGTCGGGCTGCTGAGCGGCGCCGGCGACCTGACGGTGGTGCTCACCGGGCAGCCGACCGCCGCGATCCCTCTCGTGGCGCTCGACGCCGCGGGCGCGCCCGAAGCGTTCGACGCGAGCTTTAGCAAGACCGACCTCGGCGCCGGCACCGCGATCTCGGGGACGATCGGGGGCGCGGCGCAACTCAGCGACGTCGCTTTCGGCACCACGCTCAATCTCGGCACCGCTGCGGCAGTGGCGGATTCGCTGACCTCGGCCAACGGCACCGCGACGATCACGGCAACCACGGGCACGCTCTCGATCCTGATGACCTCGCTCGGCGGTGCGCTGAGCCTGACCAAATCGGGCGGTGCCGCGGCGACTGCGGGAGACGAGCTGCGCGCACGCAGCGCCACTTCCGCCGGCAGCGCAACGCTGACAAGTTCGACTCACATCCGCCTCGGCGCGCTCGGTTCCGGTGGCACGGTGACTCTGGCGACGCCCGCCGATCTCACTGGACTGGCAGGGGCATCTACGGGCACCAGCAACAGCGCGTTCGGGCGCGCGAACGTCACCGCCACTGGCGCGATCGGCGCGGCCGCTGGCGGGCTCGCCCAGCTTGGCACCGCCAATGCGGGCACCAGCCTGACCGTCGCCGCCGGGACCGCCACCAGCGATGGTTCGATCGACCTGACCACCGCGCAAGCCGGAGGTGCGCTCGCGCTAACCGCCACCGGAATCGCTCCGCTGGGCGATGCGGCGCACGACGGCGACATCCTGATCGGCAGCGCGTCCGCCGGAACTACCATGCTCGTCAGCAACGTCAGCGGCGGCGGCGACAGCGGCAACATCGTCAGCGGCGCACTTGCCGGAGGCGGCGATACCCGGATCGATGCCGCGAACGACCTGACCCTGACGACCGTGGGCAGCGCTGGCAGCCTTGGCGCCCGCGCGCGCCGCGACGCCTCGACCGGCGCGCTGACCGCGGTCGAGGACATTGGTGTTTCGGCCGGGCGCAATGCCTCGCTGGGCGCGATGGATGCGGGCGATGACGTGCTGGTGACTGGTGCGGGCGCGGTCACGGTCGCGGCGGCCATTGCGCGTGGGGTCGGTCCGGACACTCGGACGGTCGACTTCGCCTCGCCCACCGCAATCGCCTTCCCCGCCGAGAGCAATCCCGGCGCGGACATTGTGATCCGTTCCACGACTGCCAACGTGATCGCCAGCGGCGCCCTAAGTGCGGCGAGCGATGTGACGATCAACGCCAGCACCAGCGTGGCTCTGCTCGGCGCCACCACCGCGACCGCGGGCAATGTGGCGGTGACTTCGGGTACCTCCGCGCAACTGGTCGGCGACGTCACCAGCGGCGTGAACAGCACGGTCACCGCGGGCACCACCGCGGCGGTTCAGCAGAACGTCACCGCGGGCGGCAACTACACCGTCACCGGCGGGACGGGGGTCACGCTCGGCGATGCGTCGGCGCGGACGCAGGCGGCCAAGGGCGCGGTGACGATCACCGCGACCAGCGGCAACGTGGCGCAAGGTTCGGGCCGCCTGACGGTGATCGGCAACAGCGACGTCACCGGAACCGAGGCGCTGAGCATCACTGCCAACGCGGGCAGCATCGTGCTGGCCAACTCGCAGCTTACCGGCGGCAGCATTGCCGGGCGCGAGAGCGACGTGGGCCTTTCGGCGTCGGGTGCGGTAACCGCCGACGACATCGACGCCGACCGCGCGCTGGTCAGTGCAGGCGGCAACATTGTCGCCGATACCATCGATGCGGGGAACGGCGCGGCCGATCTAGGCGACCTGGCGCAGGGCCAGTCGGTCGATCTGGTCTCTACCGGCGGCTCGGTCACGGTCGGCGCCGTTAACGCCATCGGCACCGGTCATGACATCGACATCCGAGCTGCAACCGGCCTGACCGCCGCCACGCTGAGTGCGGGCGGCAGTCTGGTCGGACGGGCAGGCAACGCCATCGCCATCGGCAGCGCCAGCGCGGGCGAGGACATCGCGCTCAAATCGAACACCGCGAGCGTCGCCATTACCGGCGCCACCACCGCGGGCGACGACGTGTTGCTCGCCGGACAAGGGACAATCACCACCGGCGGAGCGGTGAACGCTTCAGGCACCGGCCCGGACACGCGCACCGTAACCTTCGGCGCGGCGGCGCTCGACGCGGCCTACGCGGCAGAGACCAACGCGGGCGGAGACATCGTCATCAATTCGAGCGGCGCGAACGTCATCGCCAGCGCGGCGCTCACCGCAGCGAGCGATGTCACCGTAGCCGCCGGCACCAGCGTGGCGCTGCTCGGAAGCACCACCGCGACCGCCGGCAACGTCGCAGTAGCCTCGGGCACGTCCTCGCAACTCGTCGGCGACGTTACCACTGGTGCGAACACCACCATCAGCGCGGGTACGACCGCTGCGATCCAGCAGAACGTGACGGCGGGCGGCAACTACACCGTGACCGGCGGGACGGGCGTGACGCTCGGCGACGGTTCGGCACGGACGCAGGCGGCCACTGGCAACGCCGCCGTCACCGCGACCAGCGGCGATGTCGCCAAGGGCGCCGGGCGCCTCACGCTCGTCGCCAATGCCGACCGCACGGCGGCGAACAACACCGAAACGCTCACCGTCTCGGCGGCCAGCGGCAATATCGTGCTCGCCAATTCGCAGTTGACCGGTGGAAGCACCGCCGGTCGCGAAAGCGACGTGCGGCTAACCGCCAACGGCATCACCGTGGGCAAGGTCGATGGCGCGAGCCTGACCGCGCGCGCGACCACCGAATTCGCAGCGGGCGAAGCGATCAGCGCGGGCAACGCTGCGCGCGGGGCCGATCCGGTTTCGAACGCGAGCACGGTCGACATCGCGGTGACCGCGGGCCCGTTGAGCTTCACCGACATCACCGCGACCAACCTCGGGCACGACGTCGTCCTCAACGCGAGCGGAGCGATCAACGGTGCAAACATCACCGCCGCCCGCTCGGTGATCGTCAACGGCGGGTCGCTTGGCGTCACCGGCGCGACCACCGCGACAGCGGCGAGCGTGACGATCAACGGCGGGACTACGGCCAATCTCGGAAGCCTGGCGGCGGGAACGAGCGCGGCGGTCACGGCGGGGGCGATCACGGCGGGTGCGGTGACCACGGGCACCACTCTAAACCTCAACGCCACCGGATCGAGTCTGACGCTGGGTTCGGCGGTCTCCGGCGGCGACATCACTCTGGCGGCGGCGACCCGCGCTACGCTGGGTCCGGTCACCGCCACGGGACGCAACGTGACGCTCAGCGCCAGCGATGCCGACATCAACGGGGCAGTTGCCGCCACCCAGATCACCGTGATCGACCGCGCGACCGGGGCCAGCCCGCTGCGATTGGGCGACGGGGCGATCGGCAGCAGCGGCTTCGCGCTGAGCCAGGCGGAGATCAACCGGCTCAACGCCGCCACCGTGATCCTCGATGCCGGAACTGGCGCAGGCGCCAGGCAGGACGTGGCGATCGGCACGCTCGCGCTCGATGCCGATACCGGAGCGACCCGGATCGACGTGCTCGGACTCCAGCGGTTCGACGTCACCGGGACGATCTCGGCGAGCGCCACCGGGACGCGCACGCTTCGCCTGGGCGGTTCGGCGTCGCCCACCGCGCGCGCCACGACAATGCGCTTCGCCACCACTGCCGACGCCGGCGGGCGGGTTCTGGTGCCGGGGCTGGCGCTCGATCTGCGGGCCGACCGCATCGGGATGGGCCTCGACGCCAGCTTCCTCGCTACGTTGGGGCTGACGCCTGGCGGATCGCCCGCGGCACCCGCGACCGTGGCCACCGACTACGTCGCGCGGGGTTCCTCGACGCTCTACGTCGCGGATGCATTTGGCGCGGCGGTCTATACCTCGCCGACGATCTTGTCGGCGAGCAGCGTGACGGTGCGGTATTCCGATTACGCGCTGTTCCAGAACACCGGCGGGTCGGCGATCAATTCGGGCGCGGTACTGGCTTCGACCGCCAGTCCGTCCAGCCCGGCGCTTTTCCTCCAGGGTCCAAACCCACCTAACGCGGGCGGGTTTGCGTTGTTCGGGACGATCAACGGCGTTCCGGATTCAGCCGCCGCGGTTCTCGGCGACCAGATTATCACTTTGAACGCGGTCGACCGGATCAGCGCGCGGATCAACGGCTGTCTCATCGGGTCGGGGTCGGGCTGCATCGCCAGCACGACCAGCTCGCCGCCGCTGCCCCCGCTCAACGCGTTCCGCGGCGACATCTTCAGCACCCAGGGCGATTTCTCCATTCCCTTCGATCCGGTGGTGGGGACCAACAACGAATCGCTGTTCGGCGACGTCGGCTCGTTCGGGCTGAGCGATCTTCCCTTGCAGACGATCGAGTGCGACCCCGACAAGGAAGGCGATTGCGCCGCCAAATCCGAGGACAGAGCCCCATGA